From the genome of Vibrio gangliei, one region includes:
- a CDS encoding FecCD family ABC transporter permease, with translation MQTNVLLNAVAEQRKSERRRLVTVSAFIVVLFVSFVIDIMTGPSLLNASKVLYALLEFVGLPFQVEPSTQIIVSNLRLPIALMAIVVGGALGVGGAEMQTLLNNSMASPYTLGMAAAAGFGAALMLYIGSLGLDSQYAVPIGAFVCCMLSACFLFALASMRHISSGQLILAGIALLFLFQSLLSLVQFISSPELSQQILFWLFGSLSKSTWSNLAIVSVVVLAGSYFLLQDAWKLTSLRLGEERAKSVGVNVTHLRLKTLFIVALMTATVTSFVGIIGFIGIVAPNIAKILVGEDQRFFLPLSFLIGAFLLSTASVLSKVIVPGALFPIGIVTAIIGVPFFFWLIIFKRG, from the coding sequence ATGCAAACCAATGTGTTATTAAATGCTGTCGCTGAACAAAGAAAAAGTGAGCGTCGTCGATTGGTCACAGTGTCAGCGTTTATTGTGGTGCTATTTGTATCGTTTGTTATTGATATTATGACTGGTCCATCATTGCTTAATGCGTCAAAAGTGCTTTATGCGTTGTTGGAGTTTGTCGGGTTACCTTTTCAAGTTGAGCCTTCTACCCAAATTATTGTCAGCAACTTACGTCTTCCAATCGCTTTAATGGCGATTGTGGTTGGTGGGGCTTTGGGGGTTGGAGGCGCTGAAATGCAAACCCTACTGAATAACTCAATGGCTAGCCCGTATACCTTAGGTATGGCTGCTGCTGCAGGGTTTGGTGCTGCTTTGATGTTGTATATTGGCTCCTTGGGGCTAGATAGCCAGTATGCGGTACCGATTGGCGCTTTTGTGTGTTGTATGCTTTCTGCATGCTTCTTGTTTGCTCTTGCTTCTATGCGGCACATTAGTTCAGGTCAATTGATACTCGCTGGTATTGCGCTGCTGTTTTTATTTCAGTCGTTATTGTCTTTAGTGCAATTCATTTCTTCGCCAGAGCTTAGCCAACAAATCTTGTTTTGGTTGTTTGGTAGTTTGTCAAAATCGACTTGGTCTAATTTAGCGATTGTGTCTGTGGTGGTATTAGCTGGCAGCTATTTTCTCCTGCAAGATGCTTGGAAATTAACGTCACTGCGATTAGGTGAAGAGCGAGCAAAAAGCGTGGGTGTGAATGTCACTCACTTGAGATTGAAAACTCTCTTTATTGTCGCCTTGATGACCGCAACCGTGACCAGCTTTGTTGGCATCATTGGTTTTATTGGTATTGTTGCCCCGAATATTGCCAAAATTTTAGTTGGAGAAGACCAGCGCTTCTTTTTGCCGCTTTCGTTTTTAATTGGTGCTTTTTTACTTTCCACCGCTTCGGTTTTATCGAAAGTGATTGTGCCGGGCGCACTGTTTCCTATTGGGATCGTGACCGCGATTATTGGCGTTCCTTTCTTCTTCTGGTTGATCATTTTCAAAAGGGGTTAA
- a CDS encoding ABC transporter ATP-binding protein, producing MLSVQSLTTSIGPLTLANDLSFNLKPGEMTAILGPNGTGKSSLLKTLFGDIKPSHGSIRFNDIDMSELPLAKWRQLFGYMPQDIHLDVNLTVLEVVLLGRLDALSLSLSEEVLHQAIHILDSIGLADLANRDVRTLSGGQRQMILFAQALMRKPEIVMLDEPVSALDLHYQHVLLEHLSQETAKHQYTTLMVLHDLNLAAQYADNLLVLKQGELVKVGHPLQVLTSSLIKDIYDVDANVMIDDTGRPFVRTLRAQAQKSVA from the coding sequence ATGCTGTCAGTGCAATCTTTAACGACATCGATTGGCCCATTAACGCTTGCCAATGATCTTAGTTTCAATTTAAAACCGGGTGAAATGACGGCCATCCTCGGCCCAAACGGCACAGGAAAAAGCTCATTATTGAAAACACTATTTGGCGATATAAAGCCATCTCATGGTTCGATCAGATTCAATGATATTGATATGTCTGAGTTGCCATTAGCTAAGTGGCGTCAGTTATTTGGTTATATGCCGCAAGATATTCATTTAGACGTCAATCTCACTGTGCTAGAAGTCGTGCTACTGGGTCGATTGGATGCGCTAAGCTTGTCATTAAGTGAAGAGGTTTTGCATCAAGCCATTCATATTTTAGACAGTATTGGTTTAGCTGACTTGGCTAATCGTGATGTTCGCACTTTAAGTGGTGGCCAACGTCAGATGATTTTATTTGCTCAAGCCTTAATGAGAAAACCTGAAATTGTGATGTTAGATGAGCCAGTGAGTGCATTGGACTTACATTATCAGCATGTGCTACTTGAACATTTATCTCAAGAAACAGCCAAGCATCAATACACAACATTAATGGTGCTGCATGATCTGAATTTGGCCGCCCAATATGCCGATAATCTCTTGGTATTAAAGCAAGGGGAACTGGTGAAAGTTGGGCACCCGTTGCAAGTACTGACTTCGTCGTTAATCAAGGATATTTATGATGTTGATGCAAACGTCATGATAGATGACACTGGTCGTCCTTTTGTGCGTACTTTGCGTGCTCAGGCTCAAAAATCGGTCGCGTAA
- a CDS encoding MFS transporter, with protein MPSKTLQDWLLLSPASRVLVFNAFSFNLGFYMLLPYLAQHLQNLGYSSWYVGLIIGLRVLSQQGLFLVGGTLGDKFGYKRLILIGCLVRILGFLFLAVSEQFAFIVLGAFLTGFAGALFTPSSQAYLSIEYPNDVERNRVFALQNLCTEIGKLTGPVVGLALFSLSFSMVGYTSALLFSALFILQWYYLPQEKKLQHKLNENGAVPQAFWREWLTMFKHRTFMQFVLCAAVFQVLFHQLYLSIPYAVKEQTGNPSYITLVFLTSSILGVLLQLPISRWIENHLGIAKGMGYGMAIMGCSFLALSFPTASYPFLPFVACAVVFSVGSMMVYPLIGAYIPRFAQSNNIASYYGLYSCVGGFFAFIGNWAAGWLLGLADFSSQWLWAGFALLGILAGLGLFTQVKQRMSTLAVSD; from the coding sequence ATGCCTTCAAAAACGCTGCAAGATTGGTTGTTACTCTCACCCGCAAGCCGAGTGTTAGTGTTTAATGCCTTTAGCTTTAATCTTGGGTTTTATATGTTGCTGCCTTACCTCGCTCAGCATCTACAAAACTTAGGTTATAGCAGTTGGTATGTCGGCTTGATCATTGGATTAAGGGTATTAAGTCAGCAAGGACTGTTTCTGGTTGGCGGCACTTTAGGCGATAAATTTGGTTATAAACGATTGATATTAATCGGCTGCTTGGTTCGGATCTTAGGGTTCCTATTTCTTGCTGTCAGTGAACAATTTGCTTTCATTGTGCTCGGGGCTTTTTTGACTGGTTTTGCGGGCGCTTTATTTACCCCAAGTAGCCAAGCTTATTTGTCGATTGAATATCCAAATGATGTAGAGAGAAACCGCGTATTCGCGCTGCAGAATCTTTGTACTGAGATAGGTAAGCTCACAGGGCCCGTTGTTGGTCTCGCGTTATTCTCACTGAGTTTTAGTATGGTGGGTTATACCTCGGCTCTACTTTTTTCGGCTCTATTTATTTTGCAATGGTACTACCTACCTCAAGAGAAAAAGTTACAACACAAGCTAAATGAAAACGGAGCCGTCCCACAAGCATTTTGGCGTGAGTGGTTAACCATGTTCAAACACCGTACTTTTATGCAATTTGTCTTGTGCGCTGCGGTATTTCAGGTTTTATTTCATCAACTTTACTTATCTATTCCTTATGCGGTAAAGGAGCAGACAGGAAATCCGTCCTATATCACTTTGGTATTTCTAACGTCTTCTATTTTGGGCGTACTTTTACAGTTGCCAATCAGTCGCTGGATTGAAAACCATTTAGGTATCGCCAAAGGTATGGGATATGGCATGGCGATTATGGGTTGTTCATTTTTGGCTTTGAGTTTTCCTACTGCCAGTTATCCATTTTTGCCATTTGTCGCATGCGCGGTGGTGTTCAGTGTTGGCTCAATGATGGTTTACCCCTTAATTGGCGCTTATATCCCTCGTTTTGCTCAAAGCAACAATATTGCCAGTTATTATGGCCTGTATTCGTGTGTGGGTGGTTTCTTCGCGTTTATTGGTAACTGGGCTGCCGGTTGGTTGCTTGGGCTTGCTGACTTTTCATCACAGTGGCTTTGGGCTGGGTTTGCGTTACTCGGTATCTTGGCTGGATTGGGTTTGTTTACCCAAGTTAAGCAACGCATGAGTACCTTGGCTGTGAGTGATTAA
- a CDS encoding GNAT family N-acetyltransferase codes for MKILLFATSPIKNVRTLDDATPYLNQGPLKSYAEHGFGLNLVALKHNQTPIGMCGLIKRPELDSPDIGYALLDDYCGQGYGFEAASMVLTQGMASYQLETVQAITLPDNIASNGLLTKLDFQLIKQIELYGMQNNLYQYQK; via the coding sequence ATCAAGATTCTTTTATTCGCTACATCGCCGATAAAAAACGTCCGCACACTGGATGACGCCACTCCGTATCTCAATCAAGGGCCACTTAAAAGCTACGCTGAACATGGTTTTGGCTTAAATTTAGTCGCCTTAAAACATAACCAAACCCCTATTGGTATGTGCGGCTTGATCAAACGGCCAGAATTGGACAGCCCAGATATCGGCTACGCGTTATTAGATGATTATTGTGGGCAAGGCTATGGCTTTGAAGCCGCGAGTATGGTGCTAACGCAAGGCATGGCGAGCTACCAGCTTGAGACAGTTCAAGCCATCACACTCCCTGACAATATTGCCTCTAATGGATTATTAACCAAGCTCGACTTTCAGTTGATAAAGCAAATTGAACTCTATGGCATGCAGAATAACTTGTACCAGTATCAAAAGTAA
- a CDS encoding GNAT family N-acetyltransferase: protein MIHIRDYQASDAQVLRQLFFNTVRLVNTNDYTHTQIEAWAPSDYDEHVWAQHMQTLKPFIAEIDGKIVGYADLQSDGLIDHFFCHHQYQGCGVGKALMQHLLQKASEHKLKQLYSYVSITAKPFFQHFGFIQDKQQSVAIRGQELINFKMILTL from the coding sequence ATCATCCATATTCGAGACTATCAAGCCAGTGATGCCCAAGTCTTACGTCAGTTGTTTTTCAACACCGTTAGACTGGTTAACACCAATGATTACACTCACACACAAATCGAGGCATGGGCACCGAGTGATTATGACGAGCACGTTTGGGCGCAGCACATGCAAACACTCAAACCGTTTATTGCTGAAATAGATGGGAAGATTGTCGGTTATGCCGATTTGCAGTCAGATGGTCTGATCGATCATTTCTTTTGTCATCATCAATATCAAGGTTGTGGTGTTGGAAAGGCATTAATGCAACACCTGCTGCAAAAAGCTTCCGAGCATAAGCTCAAGCAGTTATATTCTTATGTCAGTATTACTGCTAAGCCTTTTTTTCAACATTTTGGTTTTATACAAGACAAACAGCAAAGTGTTGCAATACGAGGCCAAGAATTGATTAATTTTAAAATGATATTGACACTTTAA
- a CDS encoding ribosome recycling factor family protein, translated as MAKAKVNPNHIIITLPSLIHRIGGDNNAQAKQLAHHLGCELKRIRRSRNWQIIGERDGLIAFQSALKEESESKFQYLISKLEQGLDQPNDQTESKAEQLAALIEHQPDITLSELMARTHCSLVEARIARETVEGF; from the coding sequence ATGGCGAAAGCGAAAGTTAATCCAAACCACATCATCATCACTCTACCGTCACTGATCCATCGCATCGGTGGAGACAATAACGCACAAGCCAAACAATTAGCCCATCACCTAGGTTGTGAATTAAAGCGCATTCGCCGTTCACGTAATTGGCAAATCATCGGTGAAAGAGATGGCTTGATCGCCTTTCAGTCCGCTTTGAAAGAGGAATCTGAATCCAAGTTTCAATACCTTATCAGCAAGCTAGAACAAGGCTTAGATCAGCCAAATGACCAGACAGAATCAAAAGCCGAGCAATTAGCCGCGTTAATTGAGCACCAACCAGATATCACATTAAGTGAATTGATGGCAAGGACCCATTGCTCGTTAGTTGAAGCAAGAATAGCGAGAGAAACGGTAGAAGGGTTTTAG
- the soxR gene encoding redox-sensitive transcriptional activator SoxR, producing MDMSVGQVAKRAGISVATLHFYEQKGLIYSSRNAGNQRRYPRQILRRIAVIKAAQNVGLTLQEISEQLAYLPKHRAPKKEEWETLANHWQQQLSQKIMQLQTLQTQLGSCINCGCLSLDSCALYNPEDSRPVAQAGAKLSIIPTKSE from the coding sequence ATGGATATGAGTGTCGGCCAAGTGGCCAAACGTGCTGGGATCAGCGTAGCAACCTTACATTTTTATGAGCAAAAAGGACTGATTTACAGCAGCCGAAATGCGGGCAACCAACGACGCTACCCCAGGCAAATACTGCGACGCATTGCGGTAATCAAAGCGGCGCAAAATGTCGGCTTAACATTACAAGAAATCTCCGAGCAACTGGCTTACTTACCTAAGCACCGAGCCCCCAAAAAAGAAGAATGGGAAACGTTAGCCAATCACTGGCAACAACAGTTATCACAAAAAATCATGCAGCTACAAACGCTACAAACTCAACTCGGCAGTTGCATTAATTGTGGTTGTTTATCATTAGATAGCTGCGCGCTGTATAATCCAGAAGACAGCAGACCGGTGGCTCAAGCAGGCGCAAAACTGAGTATCATCCCAACAAAATCTGAATGA
- a CDS encoding LysR family transcriptional regulator, which produces MDKLNLMNSFVYVAEKGSYTAAAQHLGKTKALMSTHVSQLENTLEVRLIHRSTRGLQLTDAGRAYYEQAKRILDDISMVEVGLRSDQQQVAGRLRISAPTTFGECVLMPFVAQFIQQHPDLNIDVVLNDRFVDLVSEGYDLAIRIGHLQDSDLIAVSVGHMTLKVCASPAFIEQHGLPSHPHQLSALPAVFDSNHKGPKLRQCFKDGETLSFPIQAAISVNNALASATLAAHANVFTISPDFAVDPYIRNNKLVQLLPDYDFGAYPVNAVYSHRKYLQQKVNVFNQALKAYMAQSCPTQSS; this is translated from the coding sequence ATGGATAAATTGAACTTAATGAATAGCTTTGTGTATGTCGCTGAAAAAGGCTCATACACCGCCGCAGCTCAGCATCTGGGCAAAACCAAAGCATTAATGAGTACGCATGTCTCTCAACTTGAAAATACGCTAGAAGTTCGGCTCATCCATCGTTCGACACGTGGATTACAGCTCACCGATGCCGGACGCGCTTATTACGAGCAAGCCAAGCGTATATTGGATGACATTTCTATGGTGGAAGTCGGCCTGAGAAGCGATCAACAACAAGTAGCAGGCCGATTACGCATTAGCGCCCCAACCACTTTTGGAGAATGCGTGTTAATGCCTTTTGTGGCGCAGTTTATTCAGCAACATCCAGATCTCAATATTGATGTGGTATTAAACGATCGATTTGTAGATCTTGTATCTGAAGGCTACGACCTTGCCATTCGCATTGGTCACCTGCAAGATTCTGATCTGATCGCGGTCTCCGTTGGGCACATGACATTAAAGGTGTGTGCATCACCCGCATTTATTGAACAGCACGGCTTACCTAGCCATCCGCATCAATTATCTGCACTGCCAGCCGTATTTGATAGTAACCATAAAGGCCCTAAACTGAGGCAGTGCTTTAAAGATGGAGAAACATTGAGCTTTCCTATTCAAGCGGCCATTTCCGTCAACAATGCCCTCGCCTCTGCAACGTTAGCCGCGCATGCCAATGTCTTTACCATTAGCCCAGATTTTGCTGTCGACCCTTATATTCGTAACAATAAACTGGTGCAACTGCTTCCCGATTATGATTTTGGCGCTTATCCCGTGAATGCGGTTTACAGCCATCGCAAATACCTACAGCAGAAGGTCAATGTGTTTAATCAAGCGCTTAAAGCCTATATGGCTCAATCGTGCCCGACACAAAGCTCCTAA
- a CDS encoding DODA-type extradiol aromatic ring-opening family dioxygenase, giving the protein MKLAPVMFVGHGSPMFAIEASHARDLLEQQQSQFDDVKAIVVVSAHWVTNGYTGVTSDDALQTIHDFGGFPTELYQLQYPAAGNPSLANQIEQQLESAGFEVQQQSQRGLDHGAWVPLMHLVPEANIPVIQVSINSHSSGEDVYRLGQTLSQLREQGVAIIGSGSITHNLRDVVPGSNQAADYVVRFEQWVREQITHRDAQTLMTVPQLQEDFFRAHPTHEHYLPLLVALGASQGSDELTILKGGIQHHALSMESYLWH; this is encoded by the coding sequence ATGAAATTAGCACCGGTGATGTTTGTTGGACATGGTTCGCCAATGTTTGCCATTGAAGCGAGTCATGCTCGTGATTTATTAGAGCAACAGCAATCTCAGTTTGATGACGTAAAAGCGATCGTCGTGGTGTCAGCACACTGGGTAACGAACGGCTACACGGGTGTGACGTCGGATGATGCACTGCAAACTATTCATGATTTTGGTGGCTTTCCTACTGAGTTATATCAATTGCAATATCCTGCTGCGGGTAACCCCAGCTTGGCTAATCAAATTGAACAACAGTTGGAAAGTGCGGGTTTTGAGGTGCAGCAGCAATCGCAACGAGGCTTAGATCACGGCGCATGGGTGCCTTTAATGCATTTAGTGCCGGAGGCGAATATTCCTGTGATTCAAGTGTCGATAAATTCACATTCGAGCGGTGAAGATGTGTATCGATTGGGGCAAACCTTGAGCCAACTGCGCGAGCAAGGTGTCGCTATTATCGGTTCAGGTTCGATTACTCATAATTTACGCGATGTGGTGCCCGGTTCAAATCAAGCGGCCGATTATGTGGTGCGATTTGAGCAATGGGTGCGTGAACAAATCACCCATCGTGATGCCCAAACGCTAATGACGGTGCCGCAATTACAGGAAGACTTTTTCCGTGCGCATCCAACTCATGAGCATTATTTACCATTGCTGGTGGCACTTGGCGCGAGCCAAGGCAGCGATGAATTGACCATATTGAAAGGTGGGATCCAGCATCACGCTTTATCAATGGAATCGTATTTATGGCACTAA
- a CDS encoding DoxX family protein: MSVLQKVLQSPASYAPLILRVPTGITLMAHGSQKLFGWFGGYGLEGTGKFMASLGLEPGMLMAFLAGSGEFFGGLFLLIGLLTRPSAFVVAFTMLVAILSVHIHNGLFLANGGYEFGLALLAIAVSLLVSGSGRIGLDNVLAEKFKR; this comes from the coding sequence ATGTCAGTTTTACAAAAAGTACTTCAATCTCCAGCAAGTTATGCTCCACTCATTTTACGTGTTCCTACAGGTATTACACTCATGGCACACGGCTCGCAAAAACTATTTGGTTGGTTTGGTGGTTATGGCTTAGAGGGAACAGGCAAGTTTATGGCGTCATTGGGGTTAGAGCCTGGGATGCTGATGGCGTTCTTAGCGGGTTCTGGTGAGTTCTTTGGTGGCCTGTTCTTATTGATCGGTTTGCTGACTCGACCATCAGCATTCGTTGTGGCATTTACAATGCTAGTCGCGATCTTGTCAGTGCATATCCACAACGGTTTATTCCTTGCCAACGGTGGTTATGAATTTGGTTTAGCATTGTTAGCGATTGCAGTTTCTTTATTGGTTTCTGGTTCTGGCCGTATCGGTTTAGATAACGTGCTTGCTGAGAAATTTAAGCGTTAA
- a CDS encoding aminotransferase-like domain-containing protein, giving the protein MELTHALQQIQPSYIREILRDAQAPGVISLAGGLPDGDHFPIALMEKSLASLAQNPALFQYGQTAGYGPLLDYFRSQFKLPEHHESLVCTGSQQALDLIARAYVNPSDKVVMEAPSYLGALQVFGLAQANIVSVSQQADGPNLAELEACFAEQSPKLFYAVPDFHNPTGVTWSLEVRQKVAQLCQQYKVTLIEDVPYRELRFTGEMLPLVSSFCPDQALVLRSYSKIATPGMRMGVVSGKSEWIAPLVKVKQSADLHSSIPMQAVLLDLITHPDFPSHIEKLRVLYQERYLSFAEQLQAKLPQGCHFNPVEGGMFVWLTLPECDDFALAKAALTNKVAVVPSSVFYKKGERITPGLRLNFTNATAEELVSAVERLVDVIKQECKTA; this is encoded by the coding sequence ATGGAACTTACTCACGCCTTACAACAAATCCAACCTTCTTATATTCGTGAAATTTTAAGAGATGCCCAAGCACCGGGCGTGATTTCATTAGCCGGCGGCTTACCAGATGGGGATCACTTTCCCATTGCTTTGATGGAAAAATCACTGGCATCATTAGCTCAAAACCCTGCTTTATTTCAATATGGTCAAACCGCGGGTTATGGTCCGTTATTGGACTACTTCCGCAGTCAATTCAAACTACCTGAACACCATGAATCCTTGGTGTGTACAGGCTCTCAACAGGCACTAGATTTAATTGCCCGTGCTTACGTGAACCCAAGTGACAAAGTGGTGATGGAAGCGCCGAGTTACCTTGGGGCGTTGCAAGTTTTTGGCTTAGCGCAAGCCAATATTGTAAGTGTTTCGCAACAAGCCGATGGCCCGAATTTAGCCGAACTTGAAGCCTGTTTTGCTGAACAATCGCCGAAGTTATTTTATGCCGTACCGGATTTTCATAACCCAACGGGCGTGACTTGGAGTTTAGAAGTTCGTCAAAAAGTGGCGCAGCTTTGTCAGCAATATAAAGTCACCTTAATTGAAGATGTTCCATATCGAGAACTGCGTTTTACCGGTGAGATGCTGCCTTTGGTGTCGAGCTTTTGCCCAGACCAAGCGTTAGTGCTACGTTCTTATTCTAAGATTGCCACGCCTGGTATGCGTATGGGCGTTGTGAGCGGTAAATCAGAATGGATTGCGCCATTAGTGAAGGTTAAACAAAGCGCAGATTTGCACTCAAGTATCCCGATGCAAGCGGTGTTACTGGACTTAATCACTCATCCTGATTTCCCATCTCATATCGAAAAACTGCGCGTGCTATACCAAGAACGTTATTTGAGTTTTGCTGAACAGTTGCAAGCGAAATTGCCACAAGGCTGTCATTTTAACCCAGTGGAAGGCGGCATGTTTGTGTGGCTCACACTACCAGAATGTGACGATTTTGCCTTAGCCAAAGCGGCGTTAACTAACAAAGTGGCCGTCGTACCAAGCTCAGTATTCTACAAAAAAGGCGAACGTATCACGCCTGGATTACGTCTGAATTTTACTAATGCTACAGCGGAAGAATTAGTGTCAGCTGTCGAACGTTTAGTAGACGTGATTAAGCAAGAGTGTAAAACGGCTTAG
- a CDS encoding DUF6516 family protein: MDEIDVLLSMHGEQVHRDDGYWWKIEAWTVPPTKERPHGIRYNLTLHNKFNKRVFGHDNAHAIKAPKGKKFSGKRYKYDHLHKSAVDQGTPYEFSDCYTLLKDFFEGIDRTIAAIEGK, encoded by the coding sequence GTGGATGAAATTGATGTTCTATTGAGTATGCACGGTGAACAGGTTCATCGTGATGATGGATATTGGTGGAAAATTGAAGCTTGGACTGTCCCACCGACAAAAGAACGACCTCATGGCATTCGCTATAATTTGACTCTGCATAATAAATTCAACAAGCGAGTGTTTGGGCATGATAATGCACATGCTATTAAAGCGCCGAAAGGGAAAAAGTTCAGCGGTAAGCGCTACAAATATGATCATTTACATAAATCAGCCGTTGATCAGGGTACGCCTTACGAATTTTCTGATTGTTACACGTTACTTAAAGATTTCTTTGAAGGTATTGATAGAACCATTGCTGCAATAGAGGGTAAATAA
- a CDS encoding HVO_A0114 family putative DNA-binding protein, whose protein sequence is MKARIGIMSEKLIRIRLLAIAQGRYKPQAHEPKVWYTSLNAISQILRPENIELLRVIDSEKPNSLTQLSELTGRAKSNLSNTLKSLSEKGFVRLEQGKGKSLKPIALFTDFEIVTDSELEHYLLQLSIGQSAA, encoded by the coding sequence ATGAAAGCAAGAATCGGGATCATGTCTGAAAAGCTCATTCGTATAAGATTATTAGCTATTGCTCAAGGTAGATATAAACCTCAAGCTCATGAGCCAAAGGTTTGGTATACATCACTTAATGCCATTTCACAGATTCTACGTCCGGAGAATATTGAGTTGTTACGTGTTATTGACTCAGAAAAACCTAATAGCTTAACTCAGTTGTCAGAGTTAACGGGACGGGCAAAATCTAACCTTTCTAATACGCTTAAGTCTTTAAGTGAAAAAGGGTTTGTGCGTTTAGAGCAAGGAAAAGGTAAGTCACTGAAACCTATCGCGCTTTTCACCGATTTTGAAATAGTCACAGACTCAGAGCTTGAGCATTATCTACTGCAATTATCAATCGGTCAGTCAGCTGCTTAA
- a CDS encoding HAD family hydrolase, whose translation MVQPLYVFDMDETLINADCAMLWHQFLVEQNIATDPDFLKEDQRLMTLYAKGEMDMVDYLAFSIEPIRHLSIEQIEQLADQCVAEKILPRLFPQAQALITTLKQKSNTMLIISASVSFLVQAVARRIGIQHAIGIDLVIQNNHYTPAISGTASYQQGKVIRLKQWCEQHPTEFSEVHFYTDSINDLPLCEYADHAYLVNPCPRLTEQAKNKPWQILAWG comes from the coding sequence ATGGTACAGCCTCTATATGTATTTGACATGGATGAAACGCTCATCAACGCCGACTGTGCCATGCTATGGCATCAATTTTTAGTAGAACAAAACATCGCGACTGATCCTGACTTTCTCAAAGAAGATCAACGCCTGATGACACTGTATGCTAAAGGCGAAATGGACATGGTGGATTATTTAGCTTTCTCCATTGAGCCAATCCGCCACTTATCAATAGAACAAATTGAGCAATTAGCCGACCAGTGTGTAGCTGAAAAAATCTTGCCGCGTCTATTCCCGCAAGCTCAAGCATTAATAACGACACTTAAACAGAAATCGAACACTATGCTAATCATTTCTGCTTCAGTCAGCTTTTTAGTTCAAGCGGTAGCCAGAAGGATCGGTATTCAACATGCCATTGGGATTGATTTAGTCATTCAGAATAATCACTACACTCCAGCTATTTCAGGCACAGCAAGCTACCAACAAGGTAAGGTGATACGCCTAAAGCAATGGTGTGAACAACATCCAACCGAATTTTCAGAAGTGCATTTTTATACCGATTCCATCAATGATTTGCCGCTATGTGAATATGCCGACCACGCTTATTTGGTCAACCCTTGTCCACGTTTAACCGAGCAAGCGAAAAATAAGCCATGGCAGATACTGGCTTGGGGTTAA